A stretch of Pseudoprevotella muciniphila DNA encodes these proteins:
- the glmM gene encoding phosphoglucosamine mutase gives MTLIKSISGFRGTIGGKPGDTLNPLDIVKAVSAYAYYRRKVVGGRVRNKVVVGRDARLSGEMVSHVVCGTLMGLGFDVVNIGLASTPTTELAVVMEHACGGIILTASHNPRQWNALKLLNEKGEFLNAKEAQDVVRCMNKEEFEYSDVDSLGNYIKNFAYDQRHIELVKNLELVDIDAIRKAQFRVALDCVNSVGGTILPRLLGQLGVTKVKGINMEPTGDFAHNPEPLAKNLGDIMDMMRREGNFDIGFVVDPDVDRLAIICEDGSMYGEEYTLVTVADYVLQNTPGNTVSNLSSTRALRDITEKYGCQYTAAAVGEVNVVTAMKETGAVIGGEGNGGVIYPHAHSGRDALVGIALILTYMAKLGKKASEMRAMYPQYYIAKNRIDLNPGTDIIGILNKIKEMYKDEQVTDIDGVKIDFPDKWVHLRKSNTEPIIRVYSEAHTMEEADALGKQIMDVVYSMT, from the coding sequence ATGACACTCATTAAATCCATTTCAGGTTTCCGCGGTACCATCGGTGGTAAGCCAGGAGACACGCTGAACCCACTTGACATCGTTAAAGCCGTATCTGCATACGCTTATTACCGCAGAAAGGTTGTTGGCGGACGTGTCAGGAACAAAGTAGTAGTAGGACGTGACGCACGCTTATCAGGAGAAATGGTAAGTCACGTTGTTTGCGGCACTCTCATGGGTCTCGGATTCGACGTAGTTAACATCGGTCTTGCTTCCACTCCTACAACTGAACTCGCAGTAGTTATGGAACACGCTTGTGGTGGCATTATCCTTACAGCAAGCCATAACCCACGACAGTGGAATGCACTAAAACTACTTAACGAAAAGGGCGAATTCCTCAATGCAAAAGAGGCACAGGACGTGGTACGCTGTATGAACAAAGAAGAATTTGAGTATTCCGATGTTGATAGTTTAGGAAACTACATTAAGAATTTTGCTTATGATCAACGCCACATCGAACTCGTAAAGAACCTCGAACTTGTTGACATAGATGCTATCCGTAAAGCCCAATTCCGAGTTGCATTAGACTGCGTGAACTCCGTTGGCGGTACCATCTTGCCACGTTTGCTTGGTCAGTTGGGTGTAACGAAGGTGAAAGGTATCAACATGGAGCCCACAGGCGACTTTGCTCACAATCCAGAGCCACTGGCAAAGAATCTTGGAGATATTATGGACATGATGCGTCGTGAAGGCAACTTCGACATCGGTTTCGTTGTTGACCCCGATGTTGACCGCCTCGCCATCATCTGTGAAGACGGCTCAATGTATGGAGAAGAATACACCCTCGTTACTGTTGCAGACTATGTGCTCCAAAACACACCGGGCAACACGGTCAGCAATTTGTCCTCTACGCGTGCCCTGCGCGACATAACGGAAAAATATGGCTGCCAATATACCGCAGCAGCCGTAGGCGAAGTAAATGTAGTAACCGCCATGAAAGAGACTGGTGCTGTCATCGGTGGCGAAGGTAACGGTGGTGTTATCTACCCCCATGCTCACTCCGGTCGCGATGCCCTCGTGGGTATAGCCCTCATTCTGACCTACATGGCGAAACTCGGCAAAAAAGCGAGCGAAATGCGCGCCATGTACCCACAGTACTACATTGCCAAGAACCGCATCGACCTCAATCCAGGTACCGACATCATCGGTATTCTCAACAAGATTAAGGAGATGTACAAGGACGAGCAGGTTACAGACATTGATGGTGTAAAAATCGACTTCCCCGACAAGTGGGTACATCTTCGCAAGAGCAACACGGAGCCTATCATCCGTGTATATTCAGAAGCCCACACCATGGAAGAGGCAGACGCTCTCGGTAAACAAATCATGGACGTGGTTTACTCTATGACCTAA
- a CDS encoding sulfatase family protein — protein MKKTFFIVGSMLPLVAAAQRYNVVYIMTDDHTAQMMSCYDRTNVETPNLDRIARDGVRFTRSYVANSLSGPSRACMLTGKHSHKNGFTNNEHGIFDGSQQTMPKLMREAGYQTAIIGKWHLVSTPTGFDYWDILPAQGNYYNPDFIRMDSRKPDGVTYVEKGYLTNIITDKSINWLEKQRDRSKPFILFVHHKACHRDWLPELKYLREYEDKTFSLPENFYDDFEGREAAAAQEMHIGKDMDIIYDVKMDSPDMKTRLSGSYRNMVSRLDKEDLRKYDFFYDSLTVEFLKEYPDYKELQKELETKKPSEYSARAKQFCEFKFQRYMRDYAKIVKSLDDNVGRFLDYLKQSGLSDSTLVVYTSDQGFYMGEHGWFDKRFMYEESFATPLVMQFPASLSTRRGDITEMVQNIDYAPTFLELAGAKIPEDIQGESLLPLIKGEHPKKWRKSLYYHYYEYPAEHAVKRHYGVATDRYKLMHFYNDNDQWELYDRQADPREMHNIYGQPGTEKVTKELKKELKKLQIQYDDPILERYPL, from the coding sequence ATGAAGAAAACTTTTTTTATAGTAGGCAGCATGTTGCCCCTCGTTGCCGCCGCGCAGCGCTACAACGTGGTCTATATCATGACCGACGACCATACAGCCCAAATGATGTCGTGTTATGACCGGACAAACGTAGAAACGCCGAATCTCGACCGCATAGCACGCGATGGTGTCCGCTTTACGAGGAGTTATGTAGCAAATTCCCTTTCCGGTCCCAGTCGCGCCTGTATGCTCACAGGAAAGCACAGTCACAAAAACGGCTTTACCAACAACGAACATGGCATCTTCGACGGCAGTCAGCAAACGATGCCTAAACTGATGCGCGAAGCAGGCTACCAGACGGCAATCATCGGTAAATGGCACCTCGTAAGCACTCCTACCGGTTTCGACTATTGGGACATCCTCCCCGCACAAGGCAACTATTATAACCCCGACTTTATCCGCATGGACAGCCGGAAGCCTGACGGCGTAACATACGTGGAGAAGGGCTACCTTACCAATATCATCACCGACAAAAGCATCAACTGGCTCGAAAAGCAACGCGACCGTTCAAAACCATTTATCCTTTTCGTTCACCACAAGGCCTGCCACCGCGACTGGCTTCCCGAACTGAAATATCTACGTGAATACGAGGATAAGACATTCTCACTTCCAGAGAACTTCTACGACGACTTTGAAGGACGTGAGGCAGCAGCTGCACAAGAGATGCACATCGGTAAGGACATGGACATCATCTATGACGTTAAGATGGATTCACCTGATATGAAGACGCGTCTCAGCGGATCATATAGAAACATGGTGAGCCGACTCGACAAAGAAGACTTGCGGAAATATGACTTCTTCTACGATTCCCTCACAGTGGAGTTCCTTAAGGAATATCCTGACTACAAGGAGTTGCAGAAAGAACTTGAAACGAAGAAGCCAAGCGAATATTCTGCACGAGCCAAGCAATTCTGCGAATTTAAGTTCCAACGCTACATGCGCGACTATGCAAAGATTGTCAAGTCGCTTGATGACAATGTAGGTCGCTTTCTCGACTATCTGAAACAGTCTGGTCTTTCCGACTCTACGCTCGTGGTTTACACAAGTGACCAAGGCTTCTACATGGGCGAGCATGGTTGGTTCGACAAACGCTTCATGTATGAAGAATCTTTTGCCACTCCTCTCGTGATGCAGTTCCCTGCATCGCTCAGCACACGTCGTGGCGACATCACAGAGATGGTTCAGAACATCGACTATGCCCCGACATTCCTCGAACTTGCCGGCGCGAAGATCCCAGAGGACATCCAAGGCGAATCTCTCCTGCCACTCATCAAGGGCGAGCATCCGAAAAAGTGGCGCAAGAGCCTGTACTATCATTACTACGAATATCCTGCAGAGCACGCTGTGAAGCGTCATTATGGTGTTGCCACTGACCGCTACAAACTGATGCATTTCTACAACGACAATGACCAGTGGGAACTCTATGACCGCCAGGCTGATCCACGTGAAATGCACAATATTTATGGCCAGCCCGGCACGGAAAAAGTGACCAAAGAACTCAAGAAAGAACTTAAAAAACTGCAAATACAGTACGACGATCCCATTCTTGAGCGTTACCCACTTTAA
- a CDS encoding DUF4421 family protein, translating into MKRIITLILVLTVFSLTISAQKKIPYLLKKIAAHYDSAAVKNIDRNYIEVPSKPWQIMLKGNANQSSLKMKAQGELLGIPFSAKPQLKTEPAQYVGVWVGYRGHGMGYTVNVAGDKGSYFTLNSKGKSYGLNLRIHSFTNDHPRFGIQSTLIPEDNLDEWENIQLKDPIRVHTFIADGYYLFNSRRFSYASAYNYSVVQKRSAGSLMIGAMAYYGHINYATHSNADLIYLMNGLGRVKLYQGSLGVGYAYNWAPTQRLLVNVMVMPALTLVNKMKAYGYDTNILELTDDPRFMDETISNEEWDAWWDSSKRIAPMIKKSFNSGLAFNFNSRLSISYNLGRYFIGAYGQFDTFRYKHKDSKGRLRDWYLNAAFGIRL; encoded by the coding sequence ATGAAACGTATAATAACTTTAATTTTAGTGCTGACTGTTTTTTCACTGACAATATCAGCGCAAAAAAAGATACCATATCTGCTTAAGAAGATTGCTGCACACTACGATTCTGCCGCAGTTAAAAACATTGACCGCAACTACATCGAAGTCCCGAGTAAGCCTTGGCAGATTATGCTTAAAGGCAATGCGAATCAAAGTAGTCTAAAAATGAAAGCCCAAGGCGAGTTGCTCGGTATTCCTTTTAGTGCCAAACCACAACTCAAGACCGAACCCGCGCAATATGTTGGTGTCTGGGTAGGTTATCGTGGGCACGGCATGGGCTACACCGTTAATGTTGCAGGCGACAAAGGCAGTTATTTCACGCTCAATTCAAAAGGTAAATCCTATGGTCTCAATCTCCGCATACACTCCTTCACAAACGACCATCCACGCTTCGGAATCCAAAGTACTCTCATCCCCGAAGACAATTTAGACGAATGGGAAAATATACAACTTAAAGATCCCATCCGTGTGCACACCTTTATTGCCGATGGCTACTACCTCTTCAACAGCAGACGTTTCTCGTATGCATCAGCCTATAACTACTCCGTAGTTCAAAAGCGGTCTGCAGGTTCACTCATGATTGGCGCTATGGCATACTATGGCCATATCAACTATGCCACCCATTCCAATGCAGACCTTATTTACCTGATGAATGGACTTGGGCGCGTGAAACTCTACCAAGGCAGTCTTGGTGTGGGTTATGCCTACAACTGGGCACCAACTCAAAGGCTTCTTGTCAATGTTATGGTCATGCCTGCACTCACTTTAGTCAACAAAATGAAAGCCTACGGCTATGACACTAATATACTCGAACTTACTGATGACCCACGATTTATGGATGAAACAATCAGTAATGAAGAATGGGACGCATGGTGGGACAGTAGCAAGCGCATCGCTCCTATGATAAAGAAAAGTTTTAATAGTGGTCTTGCCTTCAATTTTAATTCGCGTCTCTCAATATCCTACAACCTCGGTCGTTATTTCATCGGCGCGTATGGTCAGTTCGATACCTTCCGCTACAAACACAAAGATAGCAAAGGACGCCTAAGAGATTGGTACCTCAATGCTGCATTCGGCATACGACTCTGA
- a CDS encoding alpha/beta hydrolase, which produces MRTTRYRYLLLSLTVVMLLCSTTSCISFGAGWFMTGYSLKPGGNKAARDTAFSWRNVRQDKTTAAWLDSLNSVGALRDTFITCKEKPKYRLHAWYVKASRPTAATIVVVHGYTNSGITMMPYARMFSHDMGYNVLVPDLRYAGLSDGNHIQMGWRDRLDVEQWIDILPTIFGDSIQVAVHGVSMGAATVMMLSGDELPSYVKALIEDCGYTSVWAEFKKELKTQFHLPPFPLMYTANTVCRMRYGWSFKKANAVEQLKKSTLPMLFIHGTADTFVPYTMLDELYAAKPNNKWRWDAPNAAHAETFWKYRKEYAQRVRKFIEEHIGSCL; this is translated from the coding sequence TTGAGAACCACACGTTATAGATATCTGTTGCTCTCGCTGACAGTCGTCATGTTGCTTTGTAGCACCACATCCTGCATCAGTTTTGGTGCAGGATGGTTTATGACGGGATACTCTCTGAAGCCCGGTGGCAACAAGGCGGCGCGCGACACGGCTTTCTCATGGCGCAACGTGCGCCAGGATAAAACCACAGCCGCTTGGCTCGATAGTCTGAATAGTGTTGGTGCGCTCCGCGACACTTTTATCACTTGTAAAGAAAAACCGAAGTATCGTCTGCATGCGTGGTATGTCAAGGCTTCACGTCCCACTGCCGCGACCATCGTAGTCGTGCATGGCTACACGAACAGCGGTATCACGATGATGCCGTATGCCCGAATGTTCTCACACGACATGGGTTACAACGTACTTGTGCCTGACCTGCGTTATGCAGGACTGAGCGATGGCAATCACATACAGATGGGTTGGAGGGATCGTCTTGATGTAGAGCAATGGATAGACATCTTACCCACCATCTTTGGTGATAGTATCCAAGTAGCAGTTCATGGTGTATCGATGGGTGCTGCCACGGTGATGATGCTGTCAGGAGACGAACTCCCCTCCTACGTCAAAGCGCTCATTGAAGACTGTGGCTACACCTCTGTGTGGGCTGAATTCAAGAAAGAACTTAAAACACAATTCCATCTGCCACCTTTCCCGCTAATGTACACTGCAAACACAGTTTGTCGCATGCGCTATGGATGGTCGTTCAAGAAAGCGAATGCCGTAGAACAACTCAAGAAAAGCACACTACCCATGCTGTTCATTCACGGCACAGCCGACACTTTCGTTCCCTATACCATGCTTGATGAACTCTATGCTGCCAAACCCAACAACAAGTGGCGTTGGGACGCACCAAATGCTGCACATGCAGAAACTTTCTGGAAATACCGGAAGGAGTATGCACAGCGCGTAAGAAAATTTATAGAAGAACACATCGGCTCCTGTCTATAG
- the thiL gene encoding thiamine-phosphate kinase, whose product MTAISELGEFGLIRHLTENIKSKNDSTTFGIGDDCAVLDYCDRRTLVTSDMLMEGIHFDLVYTPLKHLGYKAAVVNFSDIYAMNGTPRQLIVNIAVSRRFSVENLDDIYSGLLLACERYGVDLVGGDTSASVTGLALSLTCIGDAKAEDVVYRHGAKETDLICVSGNLGAAYLGLQLLEREKKVFEGKNIDETSAQPDFSGHEYLLERFLKPEARKDIVERLRDAGIRPTSMIDISDGLSSELLHICKASQTGCRIYEERLPLDYQTALCAEEFNMNVSTCALNGGEDYELLFTVPLTDHDKIAQIDDVREIGYITKAELGTALIGRGDAEEIPLRAQGWDAAESGK is encoded by the coding sequence ATGACAGCCATTTCAGAATTAGGCGAATTCGGCCTCATCAGGCATCTTACAGAGAACATAAAGTCCAAGAACGACTCCACTACCTTCGGCATAGGCGACGACTGCGCTGTGTTGGATTATTGCGACCGCCGCACCCTCGTAACGAGCGATATGCTCATGGAAGGCATTCATTTCGATTTGGTTTATACCCCTTTAAAGCATCTTGGTTATAAGGCGGCCGTAGTCAACTTCAGCGATATCTATGCGATGAACGGCACACCGCGGCAACTCATCGTGAACATTGCCGTGAGCCGGCGGTTCAGTGTGGAGAACCTTGATGACATCTACTCCGGACTGCTGTTGGCTTGCGAACGCTATGGTGTGGATCTCGTTGGTGGCGACACGAGCGCTTCGGTTACGGGTTTGGCATTGTCGCTCACGTGCATAGGCGATGCAAAGGCGGAAGACGTAGTATATCGACATGGCGCTAAAGAGACAGACCTGATATGTGTGAGCGGAAATCTGGGAGCGGCTTACCTTGGACTGCAACTTCTGGAACGCGAGAAGAAAGTCTTTGAAGGTAAGAACATCGACGAAACCTCTGCTCAGCCCGACTTCAGTGGACACGAATACCTGCTCGAGCGTTTTCTCAAGCCTGAAGCACGGAAGGACATCGTGGAAAGACTTCGTGATGCAGGTATCCGCCCCACATCGATGATAGACATCAGCGACGGGCTGTCGAGCGAATTGCTGCACATCTGCAAGGCGAGCCAGACGGGTTGTCGCATCTACGAAGAACGCCTCCCGCTCGATTATCAGACGGCACTCTGTGCAGAAGAATTCAATATGAACGTATCGACCTGTGCCCTCAACGGCGGCGAGGACTACGAACTTCTTTTCACCGTACCACTCACCGACCATGACAAGATAGCACAAATAGATGATGTCCGCGAAATAGGCTATATCACAAAAGCCGAACTCGGCACAGCACTCATAGGTCGCGGCGATGCAGAAGAAATACCCCTCCGCGCACAAGGATGGGACGCTGCTGAAAGTGGGAAATAA
- a CDS encoding autotransporter outer membrane beta-barrel domain-containing protein, which translates to MKKIFAAMLLFVAAISASAQFEQGTKYVGAYLSGLDLSYSSQNKFRLGIGAEVGYMVADHIMARADASWQHKHKSDEFGIGAGGRYYVSHHGFYLGAGVRYQHNENFKNRNMAAMVQNPTTGEYTAQIVKVPERKKYDNLMIPVEAGYSFYFNDYISIEPAVYYRMSLNHFSDGSEVGVKVGVGFYF; encoded by the coding sequence ATGAAAAAGATTTTTGCAGCAATGCTGCTCTTTGTGGCAGCCATCAGCGCAAGTGCACAGTTTGAACAGGGCACAAAGTACGTAGGCGCATACCTCAGCGGTCTCGACCTGTCGTATAGTTCTCAAAACAAGTTCCGCCTCGGTATCGGTGCCGAAGTAGGTTACATGGTTGCAGACCACATCATGGCGCGCGCTGACGCATCTTGGCAACACAAACACAAGAGCGATGAGTTCGGCATTGGCGCCGGCGGTCGCTACTACGTATCTCACCATGGTTTCTATCTCGGTGCAGGCGTGCGTTACCAGCACAATGAGAACTTCAAGAACAGAAACATGGCTGCTATGGTACAGAACCCAACAACAGGCGAATACACGGCACAAATCGTGAAGGTGCCCGAACGCAAAAAGTACGACAACCTGATGATTCCTGTTGAAGCAGGCTATTCCTTCTACTTCAACGACTACATCTCCATTGAGCCCGCCGTTTACTACCGCATGAGCCTCAACCACTTCAGCGACGGCAGCGAAGTAGGCGTGAAAGTTGGTGTAGGTTTCTACTTCTAA
- a CDS encoding ATP-grasp domain-containing protein, with product MILHIFNPGHDEALAAGTPYYTHTRAARLLADNLWELPEIWAKADDLVVAESSIKTAKIPWSDIEDIQPWGWDAALVHKLRQAGAPDCLLPSDDALLKIRLLSNRKTTVRLLSLLDTPCKSRWCTTQADVDNAIEQWGDVVVKAPWSSSGRGIIHISGKPTDTQQQRIERIIERQGAMEVEPRYSDFTDFALEFRADGQGNIDYEGLSVFSTTPSGGYVGNIVSPALLGAQTFCGVSLSDTISSLTKHLGQFLGKDYCGVLGVDAMLIGTNEEIALEKIIINPCVEVNLRHTMGWVALQLSKRMKEGQTGHFAIRPCQPLSQGEIILTPAGQAVQAVLSIEPITKFAGRK from the coding sequence ATGATTCTTCATATTTTCAATCCCGGTCATGACGAGGCACTTGCTGCAGGCACACCTTATTACACGCATACACGCGCGGCTCGCCTTTTGGCAGACAACCTTTGGGAACTGCCTGAAATTTGGGCAAAAGCAGATGATTTGGTTGTGGCAGAAAGTAGTATCAAGACCGCAAAAATCCCATGGAGCGACATTGAAGACATACAGCCTTGGGGATGGGATGCGGCATTGGTGCACAAGTTAAGGCAAGCAGGTGCACCCGACTGCCTGTTACCTTCGGACGATGCCCTCTTGAAGATTCGCCTGCTCAGTAACCGAAAGACAACTGTGCGCCTGCTCTCGCTTCTCGACACCCCCTGTAAAAGCCGGTGGTGCACCACGCAAGCCGACGTGGACAACGCCATTGAGCAATGGGGCGATGTCGTGGTGAAAGCACCATGGTCGTCAAGCGGGCGCGGCATTATTCACATATCCGGTAAACCGACAGACACTCAGCAACAAAGGATAGAGCGAATAATTGAACGGCAAGGCGCAATGGAAGTGGAACCGAGATATAGCGACTTCACCGATTTTGCCCTTGAATTCCGCGCTGACGGGCAAGGCAATATAGATTACGAAGGACTATCCGTTTTTAGCACGACCCCTTCAGGCGGATATGTTGGAAACATTGTATCGCCTGCGTTACTGGGTGCACAAACATTCTGCGGCGTGTCGCTATCAGACACCATTTCGAGTCTAACAAAGCATTTAGGGCAGTTTTTAGGTAAGGACTATTGCGGTGTGCTCGGTGTCGATGCCATGCTTATAGGCACGAACGAAGAAATAGCACTCGAAAAGATCATTATCAACCCATGCGTAGAAGTAAATTTACGACACACCATGGGGTGGGTGGCATTGCAGTTGAGCAAGCGCATGAAAGAAGGACAAACAGGGCATTTCGCCATTCGTCCCTGTCAACCACTTTCGCAAGGAGAGATAATCCTTACACCTGCAGGACAGGCCGTGCAGGCGGTATTGAGTATTGAACCAATCACTAAATTTGCAGGAAGGAAGTAA
- a CDS encoding patatin-like phospholipase family protein gives MVSFSDNMGLVLEGGGMRGVFTSGVLDYMMDCGMRFPYCVAVSAGACNGLSYKSRQRGRARRSNIDLLEQYRYIGMRHFLKQHSIFDLKMMFDDLPNKILPFDYDACFSDPMHYEMVTTNCQTGEACYLSENADRKRLLDICRASSSLPYVCPIVNVDNVPMLDGGIADSIPIERAISQGFERNVVVLTRNRGYRKKNKNLFLSKFIYHKYPRLQATLKKRFIIYNQQLELIERLEAEEKVVVIRPVKPIEVNRLEKDTSKLTALYEEGYECAKRVLRL, from the coding sequence ATGGTATCTTTTTCCGACAACATGGGTCTTGTGCTGGAAGGCGGAGGTATGCGTGGTGTGTTCACATCGGGCGTTCTTGACTACATGATGGACTGCGGCATGCGGTTCCCATATTGTGTGGCAGTCAGTGCCGGCGCATGCAACGGACTATCGTACAAGAGCCGTCAGCGCGGACGCGCCAGGCGCTCGAACATCGACCTGCTCGAACAGTATCGGTACATCGGTATGCGCCACTTCCTGAAGCAGCATAGCATTTTCGACCTGAAAATGATGTTTGACGACCTGCCCAATAAAATTTTACCTTTCGACTACGATGCCTGTTTCAGCGACCCTATGCACTATGAGATGGTAACGACTAACTGCCAGACAGGTGAAGCGTGCTATCTTTCGGAAAATGCCGACAGGAAGCGCCTGCTTGACATCTGCCGCGCTTCAAGCAGCCTGCCATACGTATGCCCCATCGTTAATGTCGACAACGTGCCGATGCTCGATGGTGGTATAGCCGATTCTATACCTATAGAGCGCGCCATAAGTCAAGGTTTTGAAAGAAACGTGGTGGTGCTCACGCGCAACAGAGGCTATCGTAAGAAAAACAAGAACTTGTTCCTTTCTAAATTCATCTATCACAAATATCCACGCTTACAGGCTACACTAAAAAAACGATTTATCATCTACAACCAGCAACTTGAACTCATAGAACGGCTTGAAGCGGAGGAAAAAGTCGTCGTTATTCGCCCTGTCAAGCCTATTGAGGTGAACCGCTTGGAGAAAGACACATCGAAGTTAACGGCACTCTACGAAGAGGGCTATGAATGCGCAAAACGGGTTTTAAGACTATGA
- a CDS encoding aminopeptidase P family protein, producing MLFSRHTYVERRKQLRELVGNGLILLFGNNDSPMNYPANAYKFRQDSSFLYFFAQHREGLVGVIDADSGKETLVGNEIDIDDIIWYGSVESVGDLAAQAGVENHAPMAKLQDMVSEAIKAGRRVHYLPQYRHDIKIQLADILGTHPNSLEPSLDLINAVVKLRSVKSAEEIEEIERACEIGYQMHTTAMRLCRPGVTEQYISGVISGIAASYGCITSFQSIVSMHGEVMHGYPSPRPLEAGRLLLCDAGAETNENYCSDHTRTTPISGKFTQKQKEIYSIVSDCHDLALDVAKPGVRYYDVHMDVCRLMTDRLKELGLMRGDTEAAVAAGAHALFLPHGLGHMMGMDVHDMEGLGQIHVGYDEETRPSTQFGTNALRMGRRLQEGFVVTDEPGIYFIPALIDLWRTNGTNAEFLNFDKIEEYKDFGGIRIEDDVLITKDGCRFLGENRVPYHIDDVEQFLADRD from the coding sequence ATGCTTTTCTCAAGACACACATACGTGGAGCGCAGAAAGCAACTCCGCGAACTCGTGGGCAACGGACTCATTTTGCTCTTCGGCAACAATGACTCTCCGATGAATTATCCTGCAAACGCATACAAGTTCCGTCAGGACAGTTCATTCCTCTATTTCTTTGCACAGCACAGAGAGGGTCTCGTTGGTGTGATTGATGCTGATAGTGGTAAGGAAACCCTCGTAGGCAACGAAATAGACATTGACGACATCATCTGGTACGGTTCTGTGGAAAGTGTGGGCGATTTGGCAGCACAAGCAGGCGTAGAAAACCATGCACCGATGGCAAAGTTGCAGGACATGGTAAGCGAAGCCATCAAGGCAGGTCGCCGTGTGCACTACCTGCCACAATATCGCCACGACATCAAAATTCAGTTGGCAGATATCCTCGGCACACATCCCAATAGCCTTGAGCCATCTCTTGACCTGATAAATGCAGTGGTAAAACTCCGCAGTGTTAAGTCTGCAGAAGAAATAGAAGAGATAGAGCGTGCCTGTGAGATTGGCTACCAAATGCACACCACGGCGATGCGTCTTTGCCGCCCGGGTGTGACTGAACAGTACATCAGCGGTGTTATCAGCGGCATAGCAGCATCATACGGTTGCATCACATCTTTCCAGAGCATTGTGTCGATGCATGGCGAGGTGATGCACGGCTATCCTTCGCCACGTCCTCTTGAAGCGGGTCGTTTGTTGCTTTGCGATGCCGGTGCTGAGACGAACGAGAACTATTGCTCCGACCATACGCGCACCACACCTATCAGTGGAAAATTCACGCAAAAGCAGAAGGAAATATACAGCATCGTGAGCGACTGCCACGACTTGGCACTCGATGTGGCAAAGCCCGGCGTGCGCTATTACGATGTGCACATGGACGTTTGTCGTCTTATGACAGACCGCCTCAAGGAACTCGGACTGATGAGAGGCGATACGGAAGCCGCAGTGGCAGCAGGCGCACATGCTTTATTCCTGCCGCACGGACTGGGACACATGATGGGCATGGACGTGCACGACATGGAAGGGCTCGGACAAATCCACGTGGGTTATGATGAAGAAACGCGCCCAAGCACACAGTTCGGAACCAACGCATTGCGTATGGGACGCCGTTTGCAGGAAGGTTTTGTCGTAACAGATGAACCAGGAATCTATTTCATTCCGGCACTTATCGACCTATGGCGTACCAATGGCACGAACGCAGAATTCCTCAACTTCGACAAAATCGAAGAATATAAGGACTTCGGCGGCATACGCATCGAGGACGATGTACTCATCACGAAAGATGGTTGCCGCTTCCTCGGCGAAAATCGTGTGCCATACCATATCGACGATGTGGAACAATTTCTTGCTGACAGAGACTGA